From Elephas maximus indicus isolate mEleMax1 chromosome 25, mEleMax1 primary haplotype, whole genome shotgun sequence, the proteins below share one genomic window:
- the FOXA2 gene encoding hepatocyte nuclear factor 3-beta — translation MHSASSMLGAVKMEGHEPSDWSSYYAEPEGYSSVSNMNAGLGMNGMNTYMSMSAAAMGSGSGNMSTGSMNMSSYVGAGMSPSLAGMSPGAGAMAGMGGSAGAPGVAGMGPHLSPSLSPLGGQAAGAMGGLAPYANMNSMSPMYGQAGLSRARDPKTYRRSYTHAKPPYSYISLITMAIQQSPNKMLTLSEIYQWIMDLFPFYRQNQQRWQNSIRHSLSFNDCFLKVPRSPDKPGKGSFWTLHPDSGNMFENGCYLRRQKRFKCEKQLALKEAAGASGGSKKAAAGTQASQGQLGEAAGPASETPAGTESPHSSASPCQEHKRGALGELKGTPAAALSPPEPAPSPGQQQQQAAAHLLGPPHHPGLPPEAHLKPEHHYAFNHPFSINNLMSSEQQHHHSHHHHQPHKMDLKAYEQVMHYPGYGSPMPGSLAMGPVTNKAGLDASPLAADTSYYQGVYSRPIMNSS, via the exons ATGCACTCGGCTTCCAGTATGCTGGGAGCGGTGAAGATGGAAGGGCACGAGCCGTCCGACTGGAGCAGCTACTATGCCGAGCCCGAG GGCTACTCCTCCGTGAGCAACATGAACGCCGGCCTGGGGATGAACGGCATGAACACCTACATGAGCATGTCGGCGGCCGCCATGGGCAGCGGCTCCGGCAACATGAGCACCGGCTCCATGAACATGTCTTCGTACGTGGGCGCCGGCATGAGCCCGTCCCTGGCAGGCATGTCCCCCGGCGCGGGCGCCATGGCGGGCATGGGCGGCTCGGCCGGGGCGCCCGGCGTGGCGGGCATGGGGCCGCACCTGAGTCCAAGCCTGAGTCCGCTCGGTGGGCAAGCGGCTGGAGCCATGGGCGGCCTGGCCCCTTATGCCAACATGAACTCCATGAGCCCCATGTACGGGCAGGCCGGCCTGAGCCGCGCGCGCGACCCCAAGACTTACCGGCGCAGCTACACGCACGCCAAGCCGCCCTACTCGTACATCTCGCTCATCACCATGGCCATCCAGCAGAGCCCCAACAAGATGCTGACGTTGAGCGAGATCTACCAGTGGATCATGGACCTTTTTCCCTTCTACCGGCAGAACCAGCAGCGCTGGCAGAACTCTATCCGCCACTCGCTCTCCTTCAACGACTGCTTCCTCAAAGTGCCGCGCTCGCCCGACAAGCCCGGCAAAGGCTCCTTCTGGACCCTGCATCCTGACTCGGGCAACATGTTCGAGAACGGCTGCTACCTGCGCCGCCAGAAACGCTTCAAGTGCGAGAAGCAGCTGGCTTTGAAGGAGGCCGCGGGCGCGTCGGGTGGGAGCAAGAAGGCGGCCGCCGGGACCCAAGCCTCTCAGGGTCAGCTTGGGGAGGCCGCCGGGCCGGCCTCCGAGACTCCGGCGGGCACCGAGTCGCCCCACTCGAGCGCTTCCCCATGCCAGGAGCACAAGAGAGGGGCCCTGGGGGAGCTAAAGGGGACGCCGGCCGCAGCGCTGAGCCCCCCGGAGCCAGCGCCCTCAccagggcagcagcagcagcaggccgCAGCCCACCTGCTGGGCCCGCCCCATCATCCGGGCCTGCCCCCCGAGGCCCACCTTAAGCCGGAACACCACTATGCCTTCAACCACCCCTTCTCCATCAACAACCTCATGTCCTCGGAGCAACAACaccaccacagccaccaccaccaccagccccaCAAAATGGACCTGAAGGCCTATGAACAGGTGATGCACTACCCCGGCTACGGTTCTCCCATGCCTGGCAGCCTGGCCATGGGCCCGGTCACGAACAAAGCGGGCCTGGATGCCTCACCTCTGGCCGCAGACACCTCCTACTACCAGGGGGTGTACTCCCGGCCCATTATGAACTCCTCTTAA